A genomic stretch from Natronomonas gomsonensis includes:
- a CDS encoding acyl-CoA dehydrogenase family protein, whose product MDLSPEQQAIRDTVREFAVEEIRPTAREADETETFPEEVWDGLAEMELTAMTIPEEYGGLDVDGLTYAIVNEEVAYGQLAVATALSVQTLVTSCIAEFGDEDQKERWLPDMVEGRPVGAFALSEPHAGSNPAEMSTEARREGDEYVINGTKQWITNGVRSDVVVLFAKTDPEDPRTVTQFIVPKDADGLEVGKKEEKLGLRGSDTTTLVFEDVRIPVENRLTPEGRGLSAALSILTGGRVGIAAQSVGLAQSALDLAIDYAHEREQFDGPIADIQSIRHKLADMHAKTQAGRLLTYEAARKLDDDEPPSMAASTAKYVASENAMDVTNEAIQIHGGYGYTTDFPVERLYRDAKITTIYEGTTQVQKKVIARELLE is encoded by the coding sequence ATGGACCTCTCGCCCGAACAGCAAGCCATCCGGGACACCGTCCGCGAGTTCGCAGTCGAGGAGATACGACCGACTGCTCGTGAGGCCGACGAAACGGAGACGTTCCCCGAGGAGGTCTGGGACGGCCTCGCCGAGATGGAACTCACCGCGATGACGATTCCCGAGGAGTACGGTGGCCTCGATGTCGACGGCCTCACCTACGCCATCGTCAACGAGGAAGTCGCCTACGGCCAACTGGCCGTCGCGACGGCGCTGTCGGTGCAGACTCTCGTGACCTCCTGTATCGCCGAGTTCGGAGACGAAGACCAGAAGGAGCGGTGGCTCCCGGATATGGTCGAGGGCCGACCCGTCGGCGCGTTCGCGCTCTCGGAGCCACACGCCGGGTCGAATCCCGCCGAGATGTCGACGGAGGCCCGACGCGAGGGCGACGAGTACGTCATCAACGGGACGAAACAGTGGATAACCAACGGCGTGCGGAGCGACGTTGTCGTGCTCTTCGCGAAGACCGACCCCGAGGACCCCCGAACGGTCACGCAGTTCATCGTCCCGAAGGACGCCGACGGTCTCGAAGTCGGCAAAAAAGAGGAGAAACTCGGACTGCGGGGCAGCGACACGACGACGCTCGTCTTCGAGGACGTTCGCATTCCCGTCGAGAACCGCCTCACGCCCGAGGGTCGTGGCCTATCTGCAGCGCTGTCGATTCTCACCGGTGGCCGGGTCGGCATCGCCGCCCAGTCGGTCGGCCTCGCCCAATCCGCACTGGACCTCGCCATCGACTACGCCCACGAGCGCGAACAGTTCGACGGCCCCATCGCCGACATCCAATCGATTCGGCACAAACTCGCCGACATGCACGCGAAGACGCAGGCAGGTCGGCTGTTGACCTACGAGGCGGCCCGGAAACTCGACGACGATGAACCGCCGTCGATGGCCGCCAGCACCGCGAAGTACGTTGCAAGCGAGAACGCGATGGACGTGACCAACGAGGCCATCCAGATTCACGGCGGCTACGGCTACACCACGGACTTCCCAGTCGAGCGACTGTACCGCGATGCGAAGATTACGACCATCTACGAGGGGACGACCCAGGTTCAGAAGAAGGTCATCGCCCGCGAACTGCTGGAATGA
- a CDS encoding transcriptional regulator, with amino-acid sequence MAKYSTGGVGGDSSGACELCGAEDRDLQTATVAGARLEVCSECAQHGEEPNRGGTSGQSREDEPNRKKKAAQNVAKLSDAQKVDHDWEEGTDYEDDPLPYLVRGYGDVLEDARQDAGLQTDELAAELEIEEDDIVAVEQGRAARANVGGSVIEALEERLGIELAEE; translated from the coding sequence ATGGCGAAATACTCGACCGGCGGAGTCGGGGGTGACTCCAGCGGCGCCTGCGAACTCTGCGGGGCCGAGGACCGCGACCTCCAGACGGCGACCGTCGCCGGCGCGCGACTCGAAGTTTGCAGCGAGTGCGCCCAACACGGAGAGGAGCCCAACCGTGGCGGGACGAGCGGGCAGTCCCGCGAGGACGAACCGAACCGCAAAAAGAAGGCCGCACAGAACGTCGCCAAACTCAGCGACGCACAGAAGGTCGACCACGACTGGGAAGAGGGGACCGACTACGAGGACGACCCCCTCCCGTATCTCGTCCGGGGCTATGGCGACGTGCTGGAAGACGCCCGACAGGACGCCGGCCTGCAAACCGACGAACTCGCCGCGGAGTTGGAAATAGAGGAAGACGACATCGTCGCCGTCGAACAGGGGCGGGCCGCCCGTGCCAACGTCGGCGGGTCGGTCATCGAAGCGCTCGAAGAACGCCTCGGCATCGAACTCGCAGAGGAGTAA
- a CDS encoding HAD family hydrolase, whose amino-acid sequence MNTDHETVVFDLDGTLVRLTVDWEAVASDVAETLRERGVVPPESLWGMLETANETGHRPAVEAVIAGYERDGARASERLPAADAVPEQPVGVCSLNCEDACHIAIEEHGIDGVGAVVGRDTVGTEKPDPEPLLETVRRLDGTPESTLFVGDTVRDERTAQRAGCSFSYVSEWLRA is encoded by the coding sequence ATGAACACCGACCACGAGACGGTCGTCTTCGACCTCGACGGAACCCTGGTCCGCCTCACCGTCGACTGGGAGGCTGTCGCCAGCGACGTGGCTGAGACGCTCCGAGAGCGCGGCGTGGTCCCGCCCGAGAGCCTCTGGGGGATGTTGGAAACGGCAAACGAGACAGGGCACAGGCCGGCAGTCGAAGCGGTCATCGCAGGGTACGAACGGGACGGTGCCCGTGCTTCCGAGCGACTACCGGCGGCCGATGCCGTCCCGGAGCAACCGGTCGGCGTCTGCTCGCTCAACTGCGAAGACGCCTGCCACATCGCTATCGAGGAACACGGAATCGACGGCGTCGGCGCTGTCGTCGGCCGCGACACGGTCGGCACCGAGAAACCCGACCCGGAACCGCTGTTGGAGACGGTTCGTCGACTCGACGGCACCCCCGAATCGACGCTGTTCGTCGGCGATACGGTTCGTGACGAGCGAACCGCACAGCGGGCCGGCTGTTCGTTCAGTTACGTCTCCGAGTGGCTTCGGGCGTAG
- a CDS encoding alanyl-tRNA editing protein, which yields MAPATAAADPETLAFETTVRDGGSEVVLEETYFYPEGGGQPADRGTLGGLTVLDVQQRGDDIVHVVDGTLETGEIVHGAIDPEFRRYCMRAHTASHVLYGAGRRLFDELGYGGFGITPEKVRVDFSTSTDIDDETLVELERLVNRCVWDSRDVTWSRQPQAEALDREDVAFNTQTEEGLTGETVRVVEIDGWDAAACGGTHVSNTREIGPVTVLGRSNPGEGLTRVEFAVGPEGIDRRTAEKAAALDAAETLETAATDLPEAVDRLQEERETVAAERDALRERLIDASVADIAAECFERDGRTWAAGVVDADANALAERVRDRPDGIEVLVLATPSGQLAVGAGEGCDAGDIVASLTDRFGGGGGGSSEVAQAGGLDADGSTVVDSLRDA from the coding sequence ATGGCACCCGCGACCGCAGCAGCGGACCCGGAAACGCTCGCCTTCGAGACGACCGTTCGGGACGGCGGGAGCGAGGTCGTTCTCGAAGAGACGTACTTCTACCCCGAGGGGGGCGGCCAGCCGGCCGACCGTGGAACGCTCGGCGGACTGACGGTGCTCGACGTACAGCAGCGCGGCGACGACATCGTCCACGTCGTCGACGGGACGTTGGAGACGGGAGAAATCGTTCACGGTGCTATCGACCCCGAGTTTCGGCGGTACTGCATGCGCGCCCACACCGCGAGTCACGTGCTGTACGGCGCCGGCCGCCGCCTCTTCGACGAATTGGGCTACGGCGGGTTCGGCATCACCCCGGAGAAAGTGCGCGTGGACTTCAGCACGTCGACCGACATCGACGACGAGACGCTCGTCGAACTCGAACGGCTGGTCAACCGCTGTGTCTGGGACTCCCGGGACGTGACGTGGAGCCGACAGCCGCAAGCGGAGGCACTCGACCGCGAGGATGTGGCGTTCAACACCCAAACCGAAGAGGGTCTCACCGGCGAGACGGTCCGAGTCGTCGAAATCGACGGTTGGGACGCCGCCGCCTGCGGCGGGACGCACGTCTCGAATACTCGGGAAATCGGCCCCGTGACCGTGCTGGGGCGGTCCAATCCCGGCGAGGGACTGACTCGGGTGGAGTTCGCTGTCGGTCCCGAGGGAATCGACCGCCGGACGGCGGAGAAAGCCGCTGCACTCGATGCCGCAGAAACGCTGGAGACGGCGGCGACCGACCTTCCAGAGGCCGTCGACCGACTCCAGGAGGAACGCGAGACGGTTGCCGCCGAACGCGACGCGCTTCGTGAGCGCCTCATCGACGCCAGCGTCGCCGACATCGCCGCCGAGTGCTTCGAGCGAGACGGTCGGACGTGGGCGGCGGGCGTCGTTGACGCCGACGCGAACGCCCTCGCAGAGCGGGTCCGAGACCGTCCGGACGGCATCGAGGTACTCGTCTTGGCGACGCCCTCTGGACAGCTCGCGGTCGGGGCGGGCGAAGGGTGTGATGCGGGCGATATCGTCGCGTCACTCACCGACCGCTTCGGCGGCGGCGGTGGCGGCTCCTCGGAGGTGGCACAGGCCGGCGGCCTCGACGCCGACGGGTCGACGGTCGTCGATTCCCTTCGGGACGCCTGA
- a CDS encoding rubrerythrin-like domain-containing protein codes for MRGAQPDEDALYECIDCGDRQTDPEGRLCSCGGYLKNIGVSRGL; via the coding sequence ATGCGAGGGGCACAACCGGACGAGGATGCGCTGTACGAGTGTATCGACTGCGGTGACCGCCAGACGGACCCGGAGGGGCGGCTCTGTTCGTGCGGCGGCTACCTCAAGAACATCGGCGTCAGCCGCGGCCTCTAA
- a CDS encoding DUF420 domain-containing protein, producing the protein MQTQTWAREHVPALTALLTAVSLALVFGAVLQLLPVEALPQPNAFLTAIPHVNAVISLLAIGTIALGVRSIRRGNVERHRRLMVSSFGLFALFLALYLYRVALLGPSEFAGPEVVYTYVYLPILFVHIALAIVCVPFVFYALLVAGTRPVADIYETAHRKAGRIAASLWLISFSMGLIIYALLYHVY; encoded by the coding sequence ATGCAAACCCAGACGTGGGCCCGGGAACACGTCCCCGCCCTGACGGCCCTGTTGACGGCGGTGTCGCTGGCGCTCGTGTTCGGGGCCGTCCTCCAGTTGTTACCCGTTGAGGCGCTCCCGCAGCCGAACGCGTTTCTCACGGCGATTCCACACGTCAACGCAGTGATTAGCCTTCTCGCAATCGGCACCATCGCCCTCGGCGTCCGTTCGATTCGACGGGGGAACGTCGAGCGACACCGACGACTCATGGTGAGTAGTTTCGGACTGTTCGCACTGTTTCTCGCGCTGTATCTCTACCGGGTCGCGCTCCTCGGCCCCAGCGAGTTCGCCGGGCCGGAGGTCGTCTACACCTACGTGTATCTGCCGATACTCTTCGTCCACATCGCGCTGGCTATCGTCTGTGTCCCGTTCGTCTTCTATGCGCTTCTCGTCGCCGGCACCCGCCCAGTCGCCGACATCTACGAAACCGCCCACCGCAAGGCCGGCCGAATCGCCGCGAGCCTGTGGCTGATTTCGTTCAGCATGGGTCTGATAATCTACGCACTACTGTATCACGTGTACTGA
- a CDS encoding DUF5822 domain-containing protein → MPTQVETTDPEGVDYGWVMQVTFVLTIVVGAPVVAALSVFVGLDTWTQRANFAIRVGAVVWLCIGIPVFLYARSHSET, encoded by the coding sequence CAGGTGGAGACGACGGACCCCGAGGGCGTCGACTACGGCTGGGTGATGCAGGTGACCTTCGTGCTCACCATCGTCGTTGGCGCGCCGGTCGTCGCTGCGCTGTCGGTGTTCGTCGGGTTGGACACGTGGACTCAGCGGGCGAATTTCGCGATTCGTGTCGGTGCCGTCGTGTGGCTCTGTATCGGGATTCCCGTCTTCCTCTACGCCCGAAGCCACTCGGAGACGTAA